The following proteins are co-located in the Anser cygnoides isolate HZ-2024a breed goose chromosome 32, Taihu_goose_T2T_genome, whole genome shotgun sequence genome:
- the LOC136788012 gene encoding involucrin-like isoform X9, whose protein sequence is MPRELQEHPMELTREKRCVAQLQELVESLKHIAQLEEQLREEEEQRKVLRQELMHLQEDIEEKETEHAWQQQMELQAVTQGCVHHHRGVLHPMELTREKRCVAQLQELVESLKHIAQLEEQLREEEEQRKVLRQELRHLQEDIEEKETEHAWQQQMELQAVTQGCVHHHRGVLHPMELTREKRCVAQLQELVESLKHIAQLEEQLREEEEQRKVLRQELRHLQEDIEEKETEHAWQQQMELEAVAQGCVMSEVLEARLKTEELARRRGAISWLWTFCLIFLCVELAVTFMLGVAVLYASCYDREFFYHLLLHVLPEDTYTDLAHFLEETLSLVSEGVPPHCHLL, encoded by the exons AAACGTTGCGTGGCCCAGCTTCAGGAGTTGGTGGAATCGTTGAAG CACATTGCCCAACTGGAAGAGCagctgcgggaggaggaggagcagagaaag GTGCTGCGTCAGGAATTAATGCATCTACAAGAGGATAtagaggagaaggaaacagaaCATGCCTG gcagcagcagatggaACTGCAGGCCGTGACACAGGGGTGTGTGCACCACCACAGGGGTGTGCTCCACCCGATGGAGCTCACCAGAGAG AAACGTTGCGTGGCCCAGCTTCAGGAGTTGGTGGAATCGTTGAAG CACATTGCCCAACTGGAAGAGCagctgcgggaggaggaggagcagagaaag GTGCTGCGTCAGGAATTAAGGCATCTACAAGAGGATAtagaggagaaggaaacagaaCATGCCTG gcagcagcagatggaACTGCAGGCCGTGACACAGGGGTGTGTGCACCACCACAGGGGTGTGCTCCACCCGATGGAGCTCACCAGAGAG AAACGTTGCGTGGCCCAGCTTCAGGAGTTGGTGGAATCGTTGAAG CACATTGCCCAACTGGAAGAGCagctgcgggaggaggaggagcagagaaag GTGCTGCGTCAGGAATTAAGGCATCTACAAGAGGATAtagaggagaaggaaacagaaCATGCCTG gcagcagcagatggaACTGGAGGCCGTGGCACAGGGGTGTGTGATGTCAGAGGTGCTGGAAGCACGACTG AAGACGGAGGAACTGGCGAGGAGAAGAGGTGCCATTTCCTGGCTGTG GACATTCTGCCTGATCTTCCTGTGCGTGGAGCTGGCCGTCACTTTCATGCTCGGTGTCGCGGTGCTCTACGCCTCCTGTTACGACCGGGAGTTCTTCTACCACCTGCTGCTTCATGTGCTGCCAGAAGACACCTACACTGACCTGGCACACTTCCTTGAAGAGACCCTGTCTCTGGTCAGTGAGGGCGTGCCGCCCCACTGCCATCTCCTCTAA
- the LOC136788012 gene encoding involucrin-like isoform X10, with amino-acid sequence MAAPLPFLSHSKFELKLKEATADELKHIAQLEEQLREEEEQRKVLRQELMHLQEDIEEKETEHAWQQQMELQAVTQGCVHHHRGVLHPMELTREKRCVAQLQELVESLKHIAQLEEQLREEEEQRKVLRQELRHLQEDIEEKETEHAWQQQMELQAVTQGCVHHHRGVLHPMELTREKRCVAQLQELVESLKHIAQLEEQLREEEEQRKVLRQELRHLQEDIEEKETEHAWQQQMELEAVAQGCVMSEVLEARLKTEELARRRGAISWLWTFCLIFLCVELAVTFMLGVAVLYASCYDREFFYHLLLHVLPEDTYTDLAHFLEETLSLVSEGVPPHCHLL; translated from the exons ATggctgctcctcttcccttcctctcccacagCAAATTTGAGCTGAAGCTGAAGGAAGCGACAGCTGACGAACTGAAG CACATTGCCCAACTGGAAGAGCagctgcgggaggaggaggagcagagaaag GTGCTGCGTCAGGAATTAATGCATCTACAAGAGGATAtagaggagaaggaaacagaaCATGCCTG gcagcagcagatggaACTGCAGGCCGTGACACAGGGGTGTGTGCACCACCACAGGGGTGTGCTCCACCCGATGGAGCTCACCAGAGAG AAACGTTGCGTGGCCCAGCTTCAGGAGTTGGTGGAATCGTTGAAG CACATTGCCCAACTGGAAGAGCagctgcgggaggaggaggagcagagaaag GTGCTGCGTCAGGAATTAAGGCATCTACAAGAGGATAtagaggagaaggaaacagaaCATGCCTG gcagcagcagatggaACTGCAGGCCGTGACACAGGGGTGTGTGCACCACCACAGGGGTGTGCTCCACCCGATGGAGCTCACCAGAGAG AAACGTTGCGTGGCCCAGCTTCAGGAGTTGGTGGAATCGTTGAAG CACATTGCCCAACTGGAAGAGCagctgcgggaggaggaggagcagagaaag GTGCTGCGTCAGGAATTAAGGCATCTACAAGAGGATAtagaggagaaggaaacagaaCATGCCTG gcagcagcagatggaACTGGAGGCCGTGGCACAGGGGTGTGTGATGTCAGAGGTGCTGGAAGCACGACTG AAGACGGAGGAACTGGCGAGGAGAAGAGGTGCCATTTCCTGGCTGTG GACATTCTGCCTGATCTTCCTGTGCGTGGAGCTGGCCGTCACTTTCATGCTCGGTGTCGCGGTGCTCTACGCCTCCTGTTACGACCGGGAGTTCTTCTACCACCTGCTGCTTCATGTGCTGCCAGAAGACACCTACACTGACCTGGCACACTTCCTTGAAGAGACCCTGTCTCTGGTCAGTGAGGGCGTGCCGCCCCACTGCCATCTCCTCTAA
- the LOC136788012 gene encoding putative per-hexamer repeat protein 5 isoform X8 yields MWRRAGAGTGSQQFCLPGAASGINASTRGYRGEGNRTCLAAADGTAGRDTGVCAPPQGCAPPDGAHQRETLRGPASGVGGIVEAHCPTGRAAAGGGGAEKGSVQGPRGTVGVPAGTGWVMWRRAGAGTGSQQFCLPGAASGIKASTRGYRGEGNRTCLAAADGTAGRDTGVCAPPQGCAPPDGAHQRETLRGPASGVGGIVEAHCPTGRAAAGGGGAEKGSVQGPRGTVGVPAGTGWVMWRRAGAGTGSQQFCLPGAASGIKASTRGYRGEGNRTCLAAADGTGGRGTGVCDVRGAGSTTEDGGTGEEKRCHFLAVVSVPSGALCPPRFPCSDWDGQDACCGMFAQCRGVFPGLWRLTSKPVRMSNEKCLEGQPVGLPEQPPLAWVRDASSLPFFQLFFCPTGHSA; encoded by the exons ATGTGGAGGAGGGCTGGAGCGGGCACAGGGAGTCAACAATTCTGTCTCCCAGGTGCTGCGTCAGGAATTAATGCATCTACAAGAGGATAtagaggagaaggaaacagaaCATGCCTG gcagcagcagatggaACTGCAGGCCGTGACACAGGGGTGTGTGCACCACCACAGGGGTGTGCTCCACCCGATGGAGCTCACCAGAGAG AAACGTTGCGTGGCCCAGCTTCAGGAGTTGGTGGAATCGTTGAAG CACATTGCCCAACTGGAAGAGCagctgcgggaggaggaggagcagagaaagGTAGCGTGCAGGGGCCAAGGGGAACCGTGGGGGTGCCCGCTGGCACAGGGTGGGTGATGTGGAGGAGGGCTGGAGCGGGCACAGGGAGTCAACAATTCTGTCTCCCAGGTGCTGCGTCAGGAATTAAGGCATCTACAAGAGGATAtagaggagaaggaaacagaaCATGCCTG gcagcagcagatggaACTGCAGGCCGTGACACAGGGGTGTGTGCACCACCACAGGGGTGTGCTCCACCCGATGGAGCTCACCAGAGAG AAACGTTGCGTGGCCCAGCTTCAGGAGTTGGTGGAATCGTTGAAG CACATTGCCCAACTGGAAGAGCagctgcgggaggaggaggagcagagaaagGTAGCGTGCAGGGGCCAAGGGGAACCGTGGGGGTGCCCGCTGGCACAGGGTGGGTGATGTGGAGGAGGGCTGGAGCGGGCACAGGGAGTCAACAATTCTGTCTCCCAGGTGCTGCGTCAGGAATTAAGGCATCTACAAGAGGATAtagaggagaaggaaacagaaCATGCCTG gcagcagcagatggaACTGGAGGCCGTGGCACAGGGGTGTGTGATGTCAGAGGTGCTGGAAGCACGACTG AAGACGGAGGAACTGGCGAGGAGAAGAGGTGCCATTTCCTGGCTGTGGTGAGTGTCCCCTCAggtgccctgtgcccacccaggttcccctgcagcgaCTGGGATGGCCAGGACGCCTGCTGCGGCATGTTTGCCCAATGCCGAGGTGTCTTCCCGGGCTTGTGGAGGCTCACGTCCAAGCCTGTCCGAATGAGCAATGAGAAATGCCTGGAGGGGCAGCCTGTGGGGCTCCCAGAACAGCCCCCTCTGGCATGGGTGCGGGATGCGTCCAGCCTGccctttttccagctctttttctgCCCCACAGGACATTCTGCCTGA